The Schistocerca gregaria isolate iqSchGreg1 chromosome 1, iqSchGreg1.2, whole genome shotgun sequence genome includes a window with the following:
- the LOC126279992 gene encoding spidroin-1-like isoform X12, translated as MASRLLQLLLAIALASASAGLKQEKRSVLDKEIGIATTGSESTASAEGVSSLQAGAEHLGRSILYGRIKPGGATVSESAAQSSAASLGGGSGTISGSSSESSSNAIGGGFNGVGIAGSSSESSSGSFGTGLGYNGAFSGSQSQSGAIAGGLGGFGASGSKSQSSSGSFGGGFGGIGAAISGSQSESSATGGSFLGRHDISGAGSQSGASSIGGGIGGIGAAGSQSQSEASGGSIARGFGGHGAAISGSQTESSAIGAGYLGGHGISGSSSQSDASSIGGGVGGFGASGSQSQSAAESLGGGYRGHGGVGGIGKAGSQSSGGAIGGGYGGHGGIGGVSASGSQSQAAGGSLGGGYEGHGAAISGSQSESTANGGGYLGGHGVSGAGSQSGATSVGGGIGGIGAAESQLQSSGGAIGGGHGGHGGVGGTGGTGSQSQSSGGTIGGGYGGHGGVGGIGTAGSQSQSSGGAIGGGYGGHGGVGGIGAAGSQSPGGAIGGGHGGHGAVGGVGAAGSQSQSSGAAIGGGYGVHGGVGGIGAAGSQSSGGAVGGGYGGHGGASGTGAAGSQSQSSGGAVGGGHGGHGAVGGIGAAESQSQSSGGAIGGGYGVHGGVGGISAAGSQSSGGAVGGEYGGHGGVSGIGAAGSQSQSSGGAIGGGYRGHGGVGGIGAAGSQSSGGAIGGGYGGHGGVSGIGAAGSQTQSSGGAIGDGYGGHGGVGGIGAAGSQSQSSGGAIGGGYGGHGGVGGIGAAGSQSQSSGAAIGGGYGGHGGVGGIGAVGSQSHSSGGAVGGGYGGHDGVGGIGGPGSQSSGGAIGGGYGGHGGLGGIGVAGSQSQSSAGSIGGGFGVGGAISGSQSQSGAIGGGYGVDGGITGSQSQSSSGAFGGGYDGFGGSFTGSGSQSSAGSLGGGFGGGSFTGSHSQSSAGSLGGGLGGGSFTGSGSHSSAGSLGDAFGDGSFTGSETQSSAGSLGGALGGGAFTGSGSQSSAGSLGGGLGGGSFTGSGSQSSAGSLGGGFGGGSFTGSQSQSSAGSLGGGLGGGSFTGSGSQSSAGSLSGGFGGGSFTGSGSQSSAGSLGGGLGGGSFTGSGSQSSAGSLGGGLGGGSFTGSGSQSSAGSFGGGFGGGSFTGSGSQSSSGSLGGGLGGGSFTGSGSQSSAGSLGGALGGGSFTGSGSQSSAGSLGGGFGGGSFTGSQSQSSAGSLGGGLGGGSFTGSGSQSSAGSLGGGFGGGSFTGSQSQSSAGSLGGGLGGGSFTGSSSQSSAGSFGGGLGGNRGFPLGFSGSESQSSSVAGGAGHFGGLLPGGIGGGAGGLFGLFG; from the exons GACTGAAACAAGAAAAGCGGAGCGTCCTCGACAAGGAAATTGGAATAGCTACAACAGGCTCAGAGTCAACAGCGTCCGCTGAAGGCGTGTCAAGTCTGCAAGCCGGAGCAGAGCACTTAGGAAGAAGCATATTATATGGACGCATTAAACCGGGTGGAGCTACAGTGTCTGAATCGGCAGCACAGTCTTCAGCAGCGTCATTAGGCGGTGGTTCCGGTACAATTAGCGGATCTTCATCAGAGTCAAGTTCAAATGCTATTGGAGGAGGATTTAATGGTGTCGGTATAGCTGGATCCTCTTCAGAATCTTCATCTGGCTCTTTTGGCACTGGCCTAggatacaatggtgcatttagtgggtCGCAATCCCAGTCCGGTGCAATAGCAGGTGGACTAGGTGGATTTGGTGCATCTGGATCTAAGTCACAATCCTCAAGTGGATCTTTTGGGGGTGGCTTTGGAGGCATTGGTGCCGCTATCAGTGGATCACAGTCTGAATCAAGTGCTACTGGTGGAAGCTTTCTAGGAAGACATGATATCAGTGGTGCAGGATCACAGTCTGGAGCAAGTTCGATTGGAGGTGGAATAGGTGGAATTGGTGCAGCTGGATCACAGTCACAATCTGAAGCATCAGGTGGATCCATTGCACGTGGATTTGGAGGCCATGGTGCAGCTATCAGTGGATCACAAACTGAGTCAAGTGCAATTGGTGCAGGCTATCTCGGAGGGCATGGAATCAGTGGTTCATCATCTCAATCAGATGCTAGTTCCATTGGAGGTGGAGTTGGTGGATTTGGTGCATCTGGATCTCAATCACAGTCAGCTGCTGAATCTCTAGGTGGAGGGTACAGAGGTCATGGTGGAGTAGGTGGAATTGGTAAAGCTGGGTCACAGTCATCTGGCGGAGCTATTGGAGGTGGGTATGGAGGTCATGGCGGAATTGGTGGAGTTTCTGCATCTGGATCACAATCACAGGCAGCAGGTGGATCACTTGGAGGTGGCTATGAAGGTCACGGTGCAGCTATCAGTGGCTCACAGTCTGAATCAACTGCTAATGGAGGTGGCTATCTCGGAGGGCATGGAGTTAGTGGAGCAGGATCACAGTCTGGTGCAACCTCTGTTGGAGGCGGAATAGGTGGAATTGGTGCAGCTGAATCACAGTTGCAGTCATCTGGTGGAGCTATTGGAGGTGGACATGGAGGTCATGGTGGGGTAGGTGGTACTGGTGGAACTGGATCACAGTCACAGTCATCTGGTGGAACTATTGGAGGTGGGTATGGCGGTCATGGCGGAGTAGGTGGAATTGGCACAGCTGGATCACAGTCACAGTCATCTGGTGGAGCTATTGGTGGTGGATATGGAGGTCATGGTGGAGTAGGTGGAATTGGTGCAGCTGGATCACAGTCACCTGGTGGCGCTATTGGAGGTGGACATGGAGGTCATGGTGCAGTAGGTGGAGTTGGCGCAGCTGGATCACAGTCGCAGTCATCTGGGGCAGCTATTGGAGGTGGATATGGAGTTCATGGTGGAGTAGGTGGAATTGGTGCAGCTGGATCACAGTCATCTGGTGGAGCTGTAGGAGGTGGGTACGGAGGTCATGGTGGAGCAAGTGGAACTGGTGCAGCTGGATCACAGTCGCAGTCATCTGGTGGAGCTGTTGGAGGTGGACATGGAGGTCATGGTGCAGTAGGTGGAATTGGTGCAGCTGAATCACAGTCACAGTCATCTGGTGGAGCTATTGGAGGTGGATATGGAGTTCATGGTGGAGTAGGTGGAATAAGTGCAGCTGGATCACAGTCATCTGGGGGAGCTGTAGGAGGTGAGTATGGAGGTCATGGTGGAGTAAGTGGAATTGGTGCAGCTGGATCACAGTCACAGTCGTCTGGTGGAGCTATTGGAGGTGGGTACAGAGGTCATGGTGGAGTAGGTGGAATTGGTGCAGCTGGGTCACAGTCATCTGGGGGAGCTATAGGAGGTGGGTATGGAGGTCATGGTGGAGTAAGTGGAATTGGTGCAGctggatcacagacacagtcgtCTGGTGGAGCTATTGGAGATGGATATGGAGGTCATGGTGGAGTTGGTGGAATTGGAGCAGCTGGATCACAGTCACAGTCATCTGGTGGAGCTATTGGAGGTGGATACGGAGGTCATGGTGGAGTAG GTGGAATTGGTGCAGCTGGATCACAGTCACAGTCATCTGGGGCAGCTATTGGAGGTGGGTATGGAGGTCATGGTGGAGTAGGCGGAATTGGAGCAGTTGGATCACAGTCACATTCCTCTGGCGGAGCTGTTGGAGGTGGATACGGAGGTCATGATGGAGTAGGGGGTATTGGTGGACCTGGATCACAGTCATCTGGTGGAGCTATTGGAGGTGGGTATGGAGGTCATGGTGGCTTAGGTGGAATTGGTGTAGCTGGATCACAGTCACAGTCAAGTGCTGGATCTATTGGAGGTGGATTTGGTGTAGGTGGTGCAATCAGTGGTTCACAGTCTCAATCTGGTGCTATTGGAGGTGGGTATGGTGTTGATGGAGGAATCACCGGATCACAGTCACAATCCAGCTCAGGAGCATTTGGTGGTGGGTACGATGGGTTTGGTGGTTCATTTACTGGGTCCGGATCCCAGTCATCAGCTGGCTCACTAGGTGGCGGATTCGGTGGTGGTTCATTTACTGGATCTCATTCTCAGTCATCAGCTGGTTCACTAGGAGGTGGACTGGGTGGTGGCTCTTTTACTGGGTCTGGATCTCATTCATCAGCTGGTTCACTAGGTGACGCATTTGGTGATGGTTCATTTACTGGATCTGAAACTCAGTCCTCAGCTGGCTCACTAGGAGGTGCACTTGGTGGTGGGGCATTTACTGGGTCTGGATCACAATCGTCAGCTGGTTCACTAGGAGGTGGACTGGGTGGTGGCTCATTTACAGGGTCTGGATCTCAGTCATCAGCTGGCTCATTAGGTGGTGGATTTGGTGGTGGGTCATTCACTGGATCTCAATCTCAATCATCAGCTGGTTCACTAGGAGGTGGACTTGGTGGTGGATCATTTACTGGGTCTGGTTCTCAATCCTCTGCCGGCTCACTAAGTGGTGGATTTGGTGGTGGTTCATTTACTGGGTCTGGATCACAATCATCAGCTGGTTCACTAGGAGGTGGACTTGGTGGTGGCTCATTTACTGGGTCTGGATCACAATCATCAGCTGGTTCACTAGGAGGTGGACTGGGTGGTGGCTCATTTACAGGGTCTGGGTCTCAGTCATCAGCTGGCTCATTTGGTGGCGGATTTGGTGGTGGTTCGTTTACTGGGTCTGGATCACAATCATCATCTGGTTCACTAGGAGGTGGCCTTGGTGGTGGCTCATTTACTGGGTCTGGATCTCAATCCTCAGCTGGCTCACTAGGAGGTGCACTTGGTGGTGGCTCATTTACTGGATCTGGATCTCAGTCATCAGCTGGATCACTAGGTGGCGGATTTGGTGGTGGGTCATTCACTGGATCTCAGTCTCAATCATCAGCTGGTTCACTAGGAGGTGGACTTGGTGGTGGATCATTTACTGGGTCTGGTTCTCAATCCTCTGCCGGCTCACTAGGTGGCGGATTTGGTGGTGGTTCATTTACTGGTTCTCAGTCCCAATCATCAGCTGGATCACTGGGTGGTGGGCTTGGTGGTGGCTCATTTACTGGGTCTTCTTCTCAGTCATCAGCTGGGAGCTTTGGAGGTGGGTTAGGAGGAAATAGAGGATTTCCTTTAGGTTTTTCAGGTTCAGAATCCCAATCTTCGAGTGTAGCAGGAGGGGCAGGTCATTTTGGAGGTCTTTTGCCAGGTGGTATAGGAGGTGGAGCTGGTGGTCTCTTTGGTTTGTTTGGATAA
- the LOC126279992 gene encoding uncharacterized PE-PGRS family protein PE_PGRS54-like isoform X33, whose protein sequence is MASRLLQLLLAIALASASAGLKQEKRSVLDKEIGIATTGSESTASAEGVSSLQAGAEHLGRSILYGRIKPGGATVSESAAQSSAASLGGGSGTISGSSSESSSNAIGGGFNGVGIAGSSSESSSGSFGTGLGYNGAFSGSQSQSGAIAGGLGGFGASGSKSQSSSGSFGGGFGGIGAAISGSQSESSATGGSFLGRHDISGAGSQSGASSIGGGIGGIGAAGSQSQSEASGGSIARGFGGHGAAISGSQTESSAIGAGYLGGHGISGSSSQSDASSIGGGVGGFGASGSQSQSAAESLGGGYRGHGGVGGIGAAESQSQSSGGAIGGGYGVHGGVGGISAAGSQSSGGAVGGEYGGHGGVSGIGAAGSQSQSSGGAIGGGYRGHGGVGGIGAAGSQSSGGAIGGGYGGHGGVSGIGAAGSQTQSSGGAIGDGYGGHGGVGGIGAAGSQSQSSGGAIGGGYGGHGGVGGIGATGSQSSGGAIGGGYGGHGGVSGIGAAGSQTQSSGGAIGGGHGGHGGVGGIGAAGSQSSSGAIGGGYRGHGGVGGIGAAGSQSQSSGAAIGGGYGGHGGVGGIGAVGSQSHSSGGAVGGGYGGHDGVGGIGGPGSQSSGGAIGGGYGGHGGLGGIGVAGSQSQSSAGSIGGGFGVGGAISGSQSQSGAIGGGYGVDGGITGSQSQSSSGAFGGGYDGFGGSFTGSGSQSSAGSLGGGFGGGSFTGSHSQSSAGSLGGGLGGGSFTGSGSHSSAGSLGDAFGDGSFTGSETQSSAGSLGGALGGGAFTGSGSQSSAGSLGGGLGGGSFTGSGSQSSAGSLGGGFGGGSFTGSQSQSSAGSLGGGLGGGSFTGSGSQSSAGSLSGGFGGGSFTGSGSQSSAGSLGGGLGGGSFTGSGSQSSAGSLGGGLGGGSFTGSGSQSSAGSFGGGFGGGSFTGSGSQSSSGSLGGGLGGGSFTGSGSQSSAGSLGGALGGGSFTGSGSQSSAGSLGGGFGGGSFTGSQSQSSAGSLGGGLGGGSFTGSGSQSSAGSLGGGFGGGSFTGSQSQSSAGSLGGGLGGGSFTGSSSQSSAGSFGGGLGGNRGFPLGFSGSESQSSSVAGGAGHFGGLLPGGIGGGAGGLFGLFG, encoded by the exons GACTGAAACAAGAAAAGCGGAGCGTCCTCGACAAGGAAATTGGAATAGCTACAACAGGCTCAGAGTCAACAGCGTCCGCTGAAGGCGTGTCAAGTCTGCAAGCCGGAGCAGAGCACTTAGGAAGAAGCATATTATATGGACGCATTAAACCGGGTGGAGCTACAGTGTCTGAATCGGCAGCACAGTCTTCAGCAGCGTCATTAGGCGGTGGTTCCGGTACAATTAGCGGATCTTCATCAGAGTCAAGTTCAAATGCTATTGGAGGAGGATTTAATGGTGTCGGTATAGCTGGATCCTCTTCAGAATCTTCATCTGGCTCTTTTGGCACTGGCCTAggatacaatggtgcatttagtgggtCGCAATCCCAGTCCGGTGCAATAGCAGGTGGACTAGGTGGATTTGGTGCATCTGGATCTAAGTCACAATCCTCAAGTGGATCTTTTGGGGGTGGCTTTGGAGGCATTGGTGCCGCTATCAGTGGATCACAGTCTGAATCAAGTGCTACTGGTGGAAGCTTTCTAGGAAGACATGATATCAGTGGTGCAGGATCACAGTCTGGAGCAAGTTCGATTGGAGGTGGAATAGGTGGAATTGGTGCAGCTGGATCACAGTCACAATCTGAAGCATCAGGTGGATCCATTGCACGTGGATTTGGAGGCCATGGTGCAGCTATCAGTGGATCACAAACTGAGTCAAGTGCAATTGGTGCAGGCTATCTCGGAGGGCATGGAATCAGTGGTTCATCATCTCAATCAGATGCTAGTTCCATTGGAGGTGGAGTTGGTGGATTTGGTGCATCTGGATCTCAATCACAGTCAGCTGCTGAATCTCTAGGTGGAGGGTACAGAGGTCATGGTGGAGTAG GTGGAATTGGTGCAGCTGAATCACAGTCACAGTCATCTGGTGGAGCTATTGGAGGTGGATATGGAGTTCATGGTGGAGTAGGTGGAATAAGTGCAGCTGGATCACAGTCATCTGGGGGAGCTGTAGGAGGTGAGTATGGAGGTCATGGTGGAGTAAGTGGAATTGGTGCAGCTGGATCACAGTCACAGTCGTCTGGTGGAGCTATTGGAGGTGGGTACAGAGGTCATGGTGGAGTAGGTGGAATTGGTGCAGCTGGGTCACAGTCATCTGGGGGAGCTATAGGAGGTGGGTATGGAGGTCATGGTGGAGTAAGTGGAATTGGTGCAGctggatcacagacacagtcgtCTGGTGGAGCTATTGGAGATGGATATGGAGGTCATGGTGGAGTTGGTGGAATTGGAGCAGCTGGATCACAGTCACAGTCATCTGGTGGAGCTATTGGAGGTGGATACGGAGGTCATGGTGGAGTAGGTGGAATTGGTGCAACTGGATCACAGTCATCTGGGGGAGCTATAGGAGGTGGGTATGGAGGTCATGGTGGAGTAAGTGGAATTGGTGCAGctggatcacagacacagtcatCTGGTGGAGCTATTGGAGGTGGACATGGAGGTCATGGTGGAGTTGGTGGAATTGGTGCAGCTGGATCACAATCATCTAGTGGAGCTATTGGAGGTGGATACAGAGGTCATGGTGGAGTAGGTGGAATTGGTGCAGCTGGATCACAGTCACAGTCATCTGGGGCAGCTATTGGAGGTGGGTATGGAGGTCATGGTGGAGTAGGCGGAATTGGAGCAGTTGGATCACAGTCACATTCCTCTGGCGGAGCTGTTGGAGGTGGATACGGAGGTCATGATGGAGTAGGGGGTATTGGTGGACCTGGATCACAGTCATCTGGTGGAGCTATTGGAGGTGGGTATGGAGGTCATGGTGGCTTAGGTGGAATTGGTGTAGCTGGATCACAGTCACAGTCAAGTGCTGGATCTATTGGAGGTGGATTTGGTGTAGGTGGTGCAATCAGTGGTTCACAGTCTCAATCTGGTGCTATTGGAGGTGGGTATGGTGTTGATGGAGGAATCACCGGATCACAGTCACAATCCAGCTCAGGAGCATTTGGTGGTGGGTACGATGGGTTTGGTGGTTCATTTACTGGGTCCGGATCCCAGTCATCAGCTGGCTCACTAGGTGGCGGATTCGGTGGTGGTTCATTTACTGGATCTCATTCTCAGTCATCAGCTGGTTCACTAGGAGGTGGACTGGGTGGTGGCTCTTTTACTGGGTCTGGATCTCATTCATCAGCTGGTTCACTAGGTGACGCATTTGGTGATGGTTCATTTACTGGATCTGAAACTCAGTCCTCAGCTGGCTCACTAGGAGGTGCACTTGGTGGTGGGGCATTTACTGGGTCTGGATCACAATCGTCAGCTGGTTCACTAGGAGGTGGACTGGGTGGTGGCTCATTTACAGGGTCTGGATCTCAGTCATCAGCTGGCTCATTAGGTGGTGGATTTGGTGGTGGGTCATTCACTGGATCTCAATCTCAATCATCAGCTGGTTCACTAGGAGGTGGACTTGGTGGTGGATCATTTACTGGGTCTGGTTCTCAATCCTCTGCCGGCTCACTAAGTGGTGGATTTGGTGGTGGTTCATTTACTGGGTCTGGATCACAATCATCAGCTGGTTCACTAGGAGGTGGACTTGGTGGTGGCTCATTTACTGGGTCTGGATCACAATCATCAGCTGGTTCACTAGGAGGTGGACTGGGTGGTGGCTCATTTACAGGGTCTGGGTCTCAGTCATCAGCTGGCTCATTTGGTGGCGGATTTGGTGGTGGTTCGTTTACTGGGTCTGGATCACAATCATCATCTGGTTCACTAGGAGGTGGCCTTGGTGGTGGCTCATTTACTGGGTCTGGATCTCAATCCTCAGCTGGCTCACTAGGAGGTGCACTTGGTGGTGGCTCATTTACTGGATCTGGATCTCAGTCATCAGCTGGATCACTAGGTGGCGGATTTGGTGGTGGGTCATTCACTGGATCTCAGTCTCAATCATCAGCTGGTTCACTAGGAGGTGGACTTGGTGGTGGATCATTTACTGGGTCTGGTTCTCAATCCTCTGCCGGCTCACTAGGTGGCGGATTTGGTGGTGGTTCATTTACTGGTTCTCAGTCCCAATCATCAGCTGGATCACTGGGTGGTGGGCTTGGTGGTGGCTCATTTACTGGGTCTTCTTCTCAGTCATCAGCTGGGAGCTTTGGAGGTGGGTTAGGAGGAAATAGAGGATTTCCTTTAGGTTTTTCAGGTTCAGAATCCCAATCTTCGAGTGTAGCAGGAGGGGCAGGTCATTTTGGAGGTCTTTTGCCAGGTGGTATAGGAGGTGGAGCTGGTGGTCTCTTTGGTTTGTTTGGATAA
- the LOC126279992 gene encoding spidroin-1-like isoform X6, with protein MASRLLQLLLAIALASASAGLKQEKRSVLDKEIGIATTGSESTASAEGVSSLQAGAEHLGRSILYGRIKPGGATVSESAAQSSAASLGGGSGTISGSSSESSSNAIGGGFNGVGIAGSSSESSSGSFGTGLGYNGAFSGSQSQSGAIAGGLGGFGASGSKSQSSSGSFGGGFGGIGAAISGSQSESSATGGSFLGRHDISGAGSQSGASSIGGGIGGIGAAGSQSQSEASGGSIARGFGGHGAAISGSQTESSAIGAGYLGGHGISGSSSQSDASSIGGGVGGFGASGSQSQSAAESLGGGYRGHGGVGGIGKAGSQSSGGAIGGGYGGHGGIGGVSASGSQSQAAGGSLGGGYEGHGAAISGSQSESTANGGGYLGGHGVSGAGSQSGATSVGGGIGGIGAAESQLQSSGGAIGGGHGGHGGVGGTGGTGSQSQSSGGTIGGGYGGHGGVGGIGTAGSQSQSSGGAIGGGYGGHGGVGGIGAAGSQSPGGAIGGGHGGHGAVGGVGAAGSQSQSSGAAIGGGYGVHGGVGGIGAAESQSQSSGGAIGGGYGVHGGVGGISAAGSQSSGGAVGGEYGGHGGVSGIGAAGSQSQSSGGAIGGGYRGHGGVGGIGAAGSQSSGGAIGGGYGGHGGVSGIGAAGSQTQSSGGAIGDGYGGHGGVGGIGAAGSQSQSSGGAIGGGYGGHGGVGGIGATGSQSSGGAIGGGYGGHGGVSGIGAAGSQTQSSGGAIGGGHGGHGGVGGIGAAGSQSSSGAIGGGYRGHGGVGGIGAAGSQSQSSGAAIGGGYGGHGGVGGIGAVGSQSHSSGGAVGGGYGGHDGVGGIGGPGSQSSGGAIGGGYGGHGGLGGIGVAGSQSQSSAGSIGGGFGVGGAISGSQSQSGAIGGGYGVDGGITGSQSQSSSGAFGGGYDGFGGSFTGSGSQSSAGSLGGGFGGGSFTGSHSQSSAGSLGGGLGGGSFTGSGSHSSAGSLGDAFGDGSFTGSETQSSAGSLGGALGGGAFTGSGSQSSAGSLGGGLGGGSFTGSGSQSSAGSLGGGFGGGSFTGSQSQSSAGSLGGGLGGGSFTGSGSQSSAGSLSGGFGGGSFTGSGSQSSAGSLGGGLGGGSFTGSGSQSSAGSLGGGLGGGSFTGSGSQSSAGSFGGGFGGGSFTGSGSQSSSGSLGGGLGGGSFTGSGSQSSAGSLGGALGGGSFTGSGSQSSAGSLGGGFGGGSFTGSQSQSSAGSLGGGLGGGSFTGSGSQSSAGSLGGGFGGGSFTGSQSQSSAGSLGGGLGGGSFTGSSSQSSAGSFGGGLGGNRGFPLGFSGSESQSSSVAGGAGHFGGLLPGGIGGGAGGLFGLFG; from the exons GACTGAAACAAGAAAAGCGGAGCGTCCTCGACAAGGAAATTGGAATAGCTACAACAGGCTCAGAGTCAACAGCGTCCGCTGAAGGCGTGTCAAGTCTGCAAGCCGGAGCAGAGCACTTAGGAAGAAGCATATTATATGGACGCATTAAACCGGGTGGAGCTACAGTGTCTGAATCGGCAGCACAGTCTTCAGCAGCGTCATTAGGCGGTGGTTCCGGTACAATTAGCGGATCTTCATCAGAGTCAAGTTCAAATGCTATTGGAGGAGGATTTAATGGTGTCGGTATAGCTGGATCCTCTTCAGAATCTTCATCTGGCTCTTTTGGCACTGGCCTAggatacaatggtgcatttagtgggtCGCAATCCCAGTCCGGTGCAATAGCAGGTGGACTAGGTGGATTTGGTGCATCTGGATCTAAGTCACAATCCTCAAGTGGATCTTTTGGGGGTGGCTTTGGAGGCATTGGTGCCGCTATCAGTGGATCACAGTCTGAATCAAGTGCTACTGGTGGAAGCTTTCTAGGAAGACATGATATCAGTGGTGCAGGATCACAGTCTGGAGCAAGTTCGATTGGAGGTGGAATAGGTGGAATTGGTGCAGCTGGATCACAGTCACAATCTGAAGCATCAGGTGGATCCATTGCACGTGGATTTGGAGGCCATGGTGCAGCTATCAGTGGATCACAAACTGAGTCAAGTGCAATTGGTGCAGGCTATCTCGGAGGGCATGGAATCAGTGGTTCATCATCTCAATCAGATGCTAGTTCCATTGGAGGTGGAGTTGGTGGATTTGGTGCATCTGGATCTCAATCACAGTCAGCTGCTGAATCTCTAGGTGGAGGGTACAGAGGTCATGGTGGAGTAGGTGGAATTGGTAAAGCTGGGTCACAGTCATCTGGCGGAGCTATTGGAGGTGGGTATGGAGGTCATGGCGGAATTGGTGGAGTTTCTGCATCTGGATCACAATCACAGGCAGCAGGTGGATCACTTGGAGGTGGCTATGAAGGTCACGGTGCAGCTATCAGTGGCTCACAGTCTGAATCAACTGCTAATGGAGGTGGCTATCTCGGAGGGCATGGAGTTAGTGGAGCAGGATCACAGTCTGGTGCAACCTCTGTTGGAGGCGGAATAGGTGGAATTGGTGCAGCTGAATCACAGTTGCAGTCATCTGGTGGAGCTATTGGAGGTGGACATGGAGGTCATGGTGGGGTAGGTGGTACTGGTGGAACTGGATCACAGTCACAGTCATCTGGTGGAACTATTGGAGGTGGGTATGGCGGTCATGGCGGAGTAGGTGGAATTGGCACAGCTGGATCACAGTCACAGTCATCTGGTGGAGCTATTGGTGGTGGATATGGAGGTCATGGTGGAGTAGGTGGAATTGGTGCAGCTGGATCACAGTCACCTGGTGGCGCTATTGGAGGTGGACATGGAGGTCATGGTGCAGTAGGTGGAGTTGGCGCAGCTGGATCACAGTCGCAGTCATCTGGGGCAGCTATTGGAGGTGGATATGGAGTTCATGGTGGAGTAG GTGGAATTGGTGCAGCTGAATCACAGTCACAGTCATCTGGTGGAGCTATTGGAGGTGGATATGGAGTTCATGGTGGAGTAGGTGGAATAAGTGCAGCTGGATCACAGTCATCTGGGGGAGCTGTAGGAGGTGAGTATGGAGGTCATGGTGGAGTAAGTGGAATTGGTGCAGCTGGATCACAGTCACAGTCGTCTGGTGGAGCTATTGGAGGTGGGTACAGAGGTCATGGTGGAGTAGGTGGAATTGGTGCAGCTGGGTCACAGTCATCTGGGGGAGCTATAGGAGGTGGGTATGGAGGTCATGGTGGAGTAAGTGGAATTGGTGCAGctggatcacagacacagtcgtCTGGTGGAGCTATTGGAGATGGATATGGAGGTCATGGTGGAGTTGGTGGAATTGGAGCAGCTGGATCACAGTCACAGTCATCTGGTGGAGCTATTGGAGGTGGATACGGAGGTCATGGTGGAGTAGGTGGAATTGGTGCAACTGGATCACAGTCATCTGGGGGAGCTATAGGAGGTGGGTATGGAGGTCATGGTGGAGTAAGTGGAATTGGTGCAGctggatcacagacacagtcatCTGGTGGAGCTATTGGAGGTGGACATGGAGGTCATGGTGGAGTTGGTGGAATTGGTGCAGCTGGATCACAATCATCTAGTGGAGCTATTGGAGGTGGATACAGAGGTCATGGTGGAGTAGGTGGAATTGGTGCAGCTGGATCACAGTCACAGTCATCTGGGGCAGCTATTGGAGGTGGGTATGGAGGTCATGGTGGAGTAGGCGGAATTGGAGCAGTTGGATCACAGTCACATTCCTCTGGCGGAGCTGTTGGAGGTGGATACGGAGGTCATGATGGAGTAGGGGGTATTGGTGGACCTGGATCACAGTCATCTGGTGGAGCTATTGGAGGTGGGTATGGAGGTCATGGTGGCTTAGGTGGAATTGGTGTAGCTGGATCACAGTCACAGTCAAGTGCTGGATCTATTGGAGGTGGATTTGGTGTAGGTGGTGCAATCAGTGGTTCACAGTCTCAATCTGGTGCTATTGGAGGTGGGTATGGTGTTGATGGAGGAATCACCGGATCACAGTCACAATCCAGCTCAGGAGCATTTGGTGGTGGGTACGATGGGTTTGGTGGTTCATTTACTGGGTCCGGATCCCAGTCATCAGCTGGCTCACTAGGTGGCGGATTCGGTGGTGGTTCATTTACTGGATCTCATTCTCAGTCATCAGCTGGTTCACTAGGAGGTGGACTGGGTGGTGGCTCTTTTACTGGGTCTGGATCTCATTCATCAGCTGGTTCACTAGGTGACGCATTTGGTGATGGTTCATTTACTGGATCTGAAACTCAGTCCTCAGCTGGCTCACTAGGAGGTGCACTTGGTGGTGGGGCATTTACTGGGTCTGGATCACAATCGTCAGCTGGTTCACTAGGAGGTGGACTGGGTGGTGGCTCATTTACAGGGTCTGGATCTCAGTCATCAGCTGGCTCATTAGGTGGTGGATTTGGTGGTGGGTCATTCACTGGATCTCAATCTCAATCATCAGCTGGTTCACTAGGAGGTGGACTTGGTGGTGGATCATTTACTGGGTCTGGTTCTCAATCCTCTGCCGGCTCACTAAGTGGTGGATTTGGTGGTGGTTCATTTACTGGGTCTGGATCACAATCATCAGCTGGTTCACTAGGAGGTGGACTTGGTGGTGGCTCATTTACTGGGTCTGGATCACAATCATCAGCTGGTTCACTAGGAGGTGGACTGGGTGGTGGCTCATTTACAGGGTCTGGGTCTCAGTCATCAGCTGGCTCATTTGGTGGCGGATTTGGTGGTGGTTCGTTTACTGGGTCTGGATCACAATCATCATCTGGTTCACTAGGAGGTGGCCTTGGTGGTGGCTCATTTACTGGGTCTGGATCTCAATCCTCAGCTGGCTCACTAGGAGGTGCACTTGGTGGTGGCTCATTTACTGGATCTGGATCTCAGTCATCAGCTGGATCACTAGGTGGCGGATTTGGTGGTGGGTCATTCACTGGATCTCAGTCTCAATCATCAGCTGGTTCACTAGGAGGTGGACTTGGTGGTGGATCATTTACTGGGTCTGGTTCTCAATCCTCTGCCGGCTCACTAGGTGGCGGATTTGGTGGTGGTTCATTTACTGGTTCTCAGTCCCAATCATCAGCTGGATCACTGGGTGGTGGGCTTGGTGGTGGCTCATTTACTGGGTCTTCTTCTCAGTCATCAGCTGGGAGCTTTGGAGGTGGGTTAGGAGGAAATAGAGGATTTCCTTTAGGTTTTTCAGGTTCAGAATCCCAATCTTCGAGTGTAGCAGGAGGGGCAGGTCATTTTGGAGGTCTTTTGCCAGGTGGTATAGGAGGTGGAGCTGGTGGTCTCTTTGGTTTGTTTGGATAA